A stretch of Oncorhynchus mykiss isolate Arlee chromosome 12, USDA_OmykA_1.1, whole genome shotgun sequence DNA encodes these proteins:
- the cdk21 gene encoding cyclin-dependent kinase 4 isoform X2, with protein sequence MEVNGCDEHQNYEILAEIGEGAYGKVYKAREVRDQQRLVAVKKLNIPGHTESGIPAFMIREVALLRKIEYFNHPNIVKLLDVSAGLKNRSLDLTLVFEYIDQDLSTFLTTVPSTGLSLDKIKDVMVQLLQGLDFLHTNMLVHRDLKPENVLVSSRGEVKIADFGLARIYTYHIALTPCVVTLWYRAPEVLLHSGYMSSVDMWSAGCIFAELFLLRPLFRGYTEAQQLQKIFEVIGLPSEEDWPRESPISYSRSWCPRDPCTQLLSNLGQEENNLLLHTLALCLPAMSRVQPDQSHLSFQSPLPPFPSVRLRTHNLAGCGEDGGELGQRLISLGLICWAPMGCDS encoded by the exons ATGGAGGTCAATGGGTGCGATGAACATCAGAATTATGAAATACTTGCAGAGATAGGCGAAGGCGCATATGGCAAGGTGTACAAGGCCAGAGAGGTCCGCGATCAACAGCGACTCGTAGCGGTGAAGAAGTTGAACATACCCGGACACACGGAGAGTGGGATTCCTGCTTTCATGATCCGAGAGGTGGCGCTCTTGCGTAAGATCGAGTATTTCAACCATCCCAACATTGtaaa GTTGTTGGACGTATCTGCTGGTCTGAAGAACAGGAGTTTGGACCTGACGCTGGTGTTTGAGTACATCGACCAAGACCTGTCTACCTTCCTCACCACGGTCCCCAGCACTGGACTGAGTCTTGACAAAATTAAG GATGTGATGgtgcagctgctgcaggggctgGACTTCCTGCACACCAACATGCTGGTGCACCGCGACCTGAAGCCGGAGAATGTACTGGTTAGTAGCCGTGGAGAGGTGAAGATCGCTGACTTTGGGCTGGCACGCATCTACACCTATCACATCGCCCTTACACCCTGT gtggTGACACTGTGGTACAGGGCCCCCGAGGTGCTGCTCCACTCTGGTTACATGTCCTCCGTGGACATGTGGAGCGCTGGCTGCATTTTTGCCGAACTGTTCCTTTTGAGACCGTTGTTCCGTGGATACACTGAGGCTCAGCAGCTCCAGAAAATCTTTGA GGTGATTGGCTTGCCCAGCGAGGAGGACTGGCCCAGGGAGAGCCCCATCTCATACTCCCGTAGCTGGTGCCCCAGAGACCCCTGCACCCAGCTCTTATCCAACCTGGGCCAGGAGGAGAACAACCTACTCCTT CACACACTTGCTCTCTGCCTGCCAGCAATGTCTAGAGTTCAGCCCGACCAATCGCATCTCAGCTTCCAGAGCCCTCTCCCACCCTTTCCTAGTGTGCGCCTGAGGACTCATAACCTGGCAGGAtgtggagaggatggaggagagctGGGACAGAGGTTAATTTCCCTTGGACTTATTTGTTGGGCTCCGATGGGGtgcgacagttga
- the cdk21 gene encoding cyclin-dependent kinase 4 isoform X1 has translation MEVNGCDEHQNYEILAEIGEGAYGKVYKAREVRDQQRLVAVKKLNIPGHTESGIPAFMIREVALLRKIEYFNHPNIVKLLDVSAGLKNRSLDLTLVFEYIDQDLSTFLTTVPSTGLSLDKIKDVMVQLLQGLDFLHTNMLVHRDLKPENVLVSSRGEVKIADFGLARIYTYHIALTPCVSLQSRTSSFQCTICSIVTVPLSPSLAKVVTLWYRAPEVLLHSGYMSSVDMWSAGCIFAELFLLRPLFRGYTEAQQLQKIFEVIGLPSEEDWPRESPISYSRSWCPRDPCTQLLSNLGQEENNLLLHTLALCLPAMSRVQPDQSHLSFQSPLPPFPSVRLRTHNLAGCGEDGGELGQRLISLGLICWAPMGCDS, from the exons ATGGAGGTCAATGGGTGCGATGAACATCAGAATTATGAAATACTTGCAGAGATAGGCGAAGGCGCATATGGCAAGGTGTACAAGGCCAGAGAGGTCCGCGATCAACAGCGACTCGTAGCGGTGAAGAAGTTGAACATACCCGGACACACGGAGAGTGGGATTCCTGCTTTCATGATCCGAGAGGTGGCGCTCTTGCGTAAGATCGAGTATTTCAACCATCCCAACATTGtaaa GTTGTTGGACGTATCTGCTGGTCTGAAGAACAGGAGTTTGGACCTGACGCTGGTGTTTGAGTACATCGACCAAGACCTGTCTACCTTCCTCACCACGGTCCCCAGCACTGGACTGAGTCTTGACAAAATTAAG GATGTGATGgtgcagctgctgcaggggctgGACTTCCTGCACACCAACATGCTGGTGCACCGCGACCTGAAGCCGGAGAATGTACTGGTTAGTAGCCGTGGAGAGGTGAAGATCGCTGACTTTGGGCTGGCACGCATCTACACCTATCACATCGCCCTTACACCCTGTGTAAGTCTACAGAGTAGAACATCGTCCTTTCAATGCACAATCTGTTCAATTGTCACAGTGCCATTGTCCCCCAGCCTAGCTAAG gtggTGACACTGTGGTACAGGGCCCCCGAGGTGCTGCTCCACTCTGGTTACATGTCCTCCGTGGACATGTGGAGCGCTGGCTGCATTTTTGCCGAACTGTTCCTTTTGAGACCGTTGTTCCGTGGATACACTGAGGCTCAGCAGCTCCAGAAAATCTTTGA GGTGATTGGCTTGCCCAGCGAGGAGGACTGGCCCAGGGAGAGCCCCATCTCATACTCCCGTAGCTGGTGCCCCAGAGACCCCTGCACCCAGCTCTTATCCAACCTGGGCCAGGAGGAGAACAACCTACTCCTT CACACACTTGCTCTCTGCCTGCCAGCAATGTCTAGAGTTCAGCCCGACCAATCGCATCTCAGCTTCCAGAGCCCTCTCCCACCCTTTCCTAGTGTGCGCCTGAGGACTCATAACCTGGCAGGAtgtggagaggatggaggagagctGGGACAGAGGTTAATTTCCCTTGGACTTATTTGTTGGGCTCCGATGGGGtgcgacagttga
- the cdk21 gene encoding cyclin-dependent kinase 4 isoform X3 — MEVNGCDEHQNYEILAEIGEGAYGKVYKAREVRDQQRLVAVKKLNIPGHTESGIPAFMIREVALLRKIEYFNHPNIVKLLDVSAGLKNRSLDLTLVFEYIDQDLSTFLTTVPSTGLSLDKIKDVMVQLLQGLDFLHTNMLVHRDLKPENVLVSSRGEVKIADFGLARIYTYHIALTPCVSLQSRTSSFQCTICSIVTVPLSPSLAKVVTLWYRAPEVLLHSGYMSSVDMWSAGCIFAELFLLRPLFRGYTEAQQLQKIFEVIGLPSEEDWPRESPISYSRSWCPRDPCTQLLSNLGQEENNLLLQCLEFSPTNRISASRALSHPFLVCA, encoded by the exons ATGGAGGTCAATGGGTGCGATGAACATCAGAATTATGAAATACTTGCAGAGATAGGCGAAGGCGCATATGGCAAGGTGTACAAGGCCAGAGAGGTCCGCGATCAACAGCGACTCGTAGCGGTGAAGAAGTTGAACATACCCGGACACACGGAGAGTGGGATTCCTGCTTTCATGATCCGAGAGGTGGCGCTCTTGCGTAAGATCGAGTATTTCAACCATCCCAACATTGtaaa GTTGTTGGACGTATCTGCTGGTCTGAAGAACAGGAGTTTGGACCTGACGCTGGTGTTTGAGTACATCGACCAAGACCTGTCTACCTTCCTCACCACGGTCCCCAGCACTGGACTGAGTCTTGACAAAATTAAG GATGTGATGgtgcagctgctgcaggggctgGACTTCCTGCACACCAACATGCTGGTGCACCGCGACCTGAAGCCGGAGAATGTACTGGTTAGTAGCCGTGGAGAGGTGAAGATCGCTGACTTTGGGCTGGCACGCATCTACACCTATCACATCGCCCTTACACCCTGTGTAAGTCTACAGAGTAGAACATCGTCCTTTCAATGCACAATCTGTTCAATTGTCACAGTGCCATTGTCCCCCAGCCTAGCTAAG gtggTGACACTGTGGTACAGGGCCCCCGAGGTGCTGCTCCACTCTGGTTACATGTCCTCCGTGGACATGTGGAGCGCTGGCTGCATTTTTGCCGAACTGTTCCTTTTGAGACCGTTGTTCCGTGGATACACTGAGGCTCAGCAGCTCCAGAAAATCTTTGA GGTGATTGGCTTGCCCAGCGAGGAGGACTGGCCCAGGGAGAGCCCCATCTCATACTCCCGTAGCTGGTGCCCCAGAGACCCCTGCACCCAGCTCTTATCCAACCTGGGCCAGGAGGAGAACAACCTACTCCTT CAATGTCTAGAGTTCAGCCCGACCAATCGCATCTCAGCTTCCAGAGCCCTCTCCCACCCTTTCCTAGTGTGCGCCTGA
- the cdk21 gene encoding cyclin-dependent kinase 6 isoform X4, translating into MEVNGCDEHQNYEILAEIGEGAYGKVYKAREVRDQQRLVAVKKLNIPGHTESGIPAFMIREVALLRKIEYFNHPNIVKLLDVSAGLKNRSLDLTLVFEYIDQDLSTFLTTVPSTGLSLDKIKDVMVQLLQGLDFLHTNMLVHRDLKPENVLVSSRGEVKIADFGLARIYTYHIALTPCVVTLWYRAPEVLLHSGYMSSVDMWSAGCIFAELFLLRPLFRGYTEAQQLQKIFEVIGLPSEEDWPRESPISYSRSWCPRDPCTQLLSNLGQEENNLLLQCLEFSPTNRISASRALSHPFLVCA; encoded by the exons ATGGAGGTCAATGGGTGCGATGAACATCAGAATTATGAAATACTTGCAGAGATAGGCGAAGGCGCATATGGCAAGGTGTACAAGGCCAGAGAGGTCCGCGATCAACAGCGACTCGTAGCGGTGAAGAAGTTGAACATACCCGGACACACGGAGAGTGGGATTCCTGCTTTCATGATCCGAGAGGTGGCGCTCTTGCGTAAGATCGAGTATTTCAACCATCCCAACATTGtaaa GTTGTTGGACGTATCTGCTGGTCTGAAGAACAGGAGTTTGGACCTGACGCTGGTGTTTGAGTACATCGACCAAGACCTGTCTACCTTCCTCACCACGGTCCCCAGCACTGGACTGAGTCTTGACAAAATTAAG GATGTGATGgtgcagctgctgcaggggctgGACTTCCTGCACACCAACATGCTGGTGCACCGCGACCTGAAGCCGGAGAATGTACTGGTTAGTAGCCGTGGAGAGGTGAAGATCGCTGACTTTGGGCTGGCACGCATCTACACCTATCACATCGCCCTTACACCCTGT gtggTGACACTGTGGTACAGGGCCCCCGAGGTGCTGCTCCACTCTGGTTACATGTCCTCCGTGGACATGTGGAGCGCTGGCTGCATTTTTGCCGAACTGTTCCTTTTGAGACCGTTGTTCCGTGGATACACTGAGGCTCAGCAGCTCCAGAAAATCTTTGA GGTGATTGGCTTGCCCAGCGAGGAGGACTGGCCCAGGGAGAGCCCCATCTCATACTCCCGTAGCTGGTGCCCCAGAGACCCCTGCACCCAGCTCTTATCCAACCTGGGCCAGGAGGAGAACAACCTACTCCTT CAATGTCTAGAGTTCAGCCCGACCAATCGCATCTCAGCTTCCAGAGCCCTCTCCCACCCTTTCCTAGTGTGCGCCTGA
- the LOC110538135 gene encoding all-trans-retinol 13,14-reductase, with amino-acid sequence MWIIVAIICAALAALLYKYVFRTSGPNPFDIDTREPLKPLVTQKKEKNKVLKQGFLASKVPEKLDAIVIGSGIGGLGVAVLLAKVGKRVLVLEQHDRAGGCCHTFTEKGFEFDVGIHYIGDLLEHKPFRCMLDQLTNGQLQWEPLDNPFDQVVLGPPGNRRTYPIYSGRNRFPDELKKLFPGEEAAIDEYMRLVKKAGHNIWFLGLLKLIPVPLAKFLVYTGLANRLSFFFRMASRSVTEVVNELTKNNDLRVIFSYIFGTYGNMPKDASFSMHSLMVCHYLTGAWYPIGGASEIAYHMIPIVEKAGGAVLVRAPVNRILFNDNKEAIGVSVMKGQEEVHVHAPMVISNAGIFNTYQQLLPKELQDMPAIQKQLGMMKNGAGGLSIFLGLTGTKEDLGLKADNYWIFTEHNMDELVETYLKGNREESAKSVPILFVASPSAKDPTWEERSPGKSTLSLVSFANYEWFEEWKDDKVTNRGTDYKELKQIFCDSILEVVMSVFPKITRDKVEFIEAGTPITNTHYIGAPKGEIYGADHGTARFSAECNATVRPQTPLKNLYLTGQDVFVCGFAGALAGALTCGSVILNRNLHLDAIALAKKTKRVDTKKLK; translated from the exons ATGTGGATCATTGTAGCAATCATTTGTGCGGCTCTAGCTGCATTACTATACAAATATGTGTTCCGTACATCCGGACCAAATCCTTTCGATATCGACACTCGTGAGCCGCTTAAAccactggtcacccaaaagaaggAGAAAAACAAAGTTCTGAAGCAGG GTTTCTTGGCCAGTAAAGTACCTGAGAAACTAGATGCCATTGTCATTGGCAGTGGAATTGGTGGTCTTGGGGTGGCGGTGCTGCTGGCTAAGGTTGGAAAGCGGGTCCTGGTTCTGGAGCAACATGATCGGGCTGGAGGCTGCTGCCACACCTTCACAGAGAAAGGCTTTGAGTTTGACGTGG GTATCCACTACATCGGGGACCTGTTGGAGCATAAGCCCTTCCGCTGTATGCTTGACCAGCTGACCAATGGTCAGCTGCAGTGGGAGCCACTGGACAACCCCTTTGACCAGGTGGTGTTGGGCCCTCCTGGAAACAGGCGCACCTACCCCATCTACAGTGGCAGGAACCGTTTCCCTGACGAGCTGAAGAAGTTATTTCCTGGGGAGGAGGCGGCCATCGATGAGTACATGAGGCTGGTCAAG AAAGCAGGACACAACATTTGGTTCCTGGGTCTGCTGAAGCTCATTCCTGTCCCCCTGGCCAAGTTCCTGGTGTACACAGGCCTGGCCAATCGTCTGTCATTCTTCTTCCGCATGGCGTCTCGCAGCGTGACAGAGGTGGTCAACGAGCTGACTAAGAACAATGACCTCAGGGTCATCTTCAGCTACATTTTTGGCACTTACG GTAACATGCCCAAGGATGCCAGCTTCTCCATGCACAGCCTGATGGTCTGCCACTACCTGACTGGTGCCTGGTACCCAATAGGAGGAGCCAGTGAGATCGCCTATCACATGATCCCTATCGTTGAGAAAGCTGGGGGGGCCGTACTCGTCCGCGCCCCAGTCAACCGCATCCTGTTCAACGACAACAAGGAGGCTATTG GTGTGAGCGTGATGAAGGGTCAGGAGGAGGTCCATGTGCATGCTCCAATGGTCATCTCCAACGCCGGCATCTTCAACACCTACCAGCAGCTGCTGCCTAAGGAACTTCAGGACATGCCAG CCATCCAGAAGCAGCTTGGTATGATGAAAAACGGGGCGGGAGGTCTGAGCATCTTCCTGGGCCTGACTGGAACCAAGGAGGACCTGGGCCTCAAAGCAGACAACTACTGGATCTTCACAGAGCACAACATGGATGAACT GGTTGAGACCTATCTGAAGGGTAACAGGGAGGAGTCAGCGAAAAGTGTTCCCAtcctctttgttgcctctccATCAGCCAAAGATCCCACCTGGGAGGAACGATCACCAG GCAAGTCCACCCTGAGTCTGGTGAGCTTTGCTAACTATGAGTGGTTTGAGGAGTGGAAGGATGACAAGGTGACCAACAGAGGGACTGATTACAAGGAGCTGAAGCAGATATTCTGTGACTCGATTCTGGAGGTGGTGATGAGCGTCTTCCCCAAGATTACCAGGGACAAG GTTGAGTTCATCGAGGCTGGAACACCcataacaaacacacactacattgGAGCCCCAAAAGGGGAGATCTATGGAGCAGACCATGGCACAGCTCGTTTCAGCGCTGAGTGCAATGCCACCGTGAGGCCCCAGACACCCCTGAAGAACCTCTACCTCACAG GTcaggatgtgtttgtgtgtggcttTGCTGGTGCACTGGCTGGGGCTCTGACCTGTGGTTCTGTCATCCTCAACCGTAACCTGCACCTGGATGCCATCGCTCTGGCCAAGAAGACCAAACGTGTCGACACTAAGAAGTTGAAGTAG
- the LOC110538137 gene encoding uncharacterized protein LOC110538137, producing the protein MDVQLSISFLRDRLGGTIDEAVRTAVESVLCETVRLLTGLQGDQQHGLSSVTQRDQDTLGLKQRFEAPSGGDWRVQAGSSGAFCNTGPRVSGGRCNTKNPMGQTTCSTSQASQRTTVEPHPQEVVEDCAGLPDPFDLVSAGPVMVDYEEGQGMGIPEEWELMNRVYKTEHNEDMALIDGGGTTQFADDHRLHEGDQRTVAVPLEGEMAAKPQDALHPCFSPANIKTERPEIERCCMAEEALALPLAHPANSGVEAGEFGQEQVEAGPQDFVGRLRLWLEQLCPEVVREYEKEGCLCELSRRKLIKFSVSFIVEEFGFYPTSAQKTMLAEHIVELFPGLRLCAPSAGINGIEHLYDPLSRTGYIETRLRNSRRTLEDHKKKYVLKRRRPEPGLADPPVPRLGSGLLERQSSEETQRWMELMKRTRPLTRNLPAIHSAMDLTFNARRRWISNTRPSMRAVLAEYPRFLDVPTTIDLEFERMFPGKGHSFLAQWSSFVLPRLYQIAECEKHPDISALLQLAATQQGDSYTMTMLKVLIYVLPPTNTSRASLPSRSSVRQAIRYLVDIVPIDTMVSSLFCDLTSLEGPESVSHAQPYILSVGPLEAPGRQLCIVFPVDRIAIPLPQEGLSNALDKLFKLLRVFELGYPDQLASLYGFLEHLYGLEMTPQDNHDSPSGKGSKVLELLSRLHMPS; encoded by the exons ATGGATGTCCAGTTGTCCATCAGCTTCCTGAGGGACAGACTGGGCGGGACCATTGACGAGGCAGTGCGTACAGCAGTGGAGTCTGTGCTGTGTGAGACTGTGCGTCTGTTAACCGGGCTCCAAGGGGACCAGCAGCATGGACTTTCCTCAGTGACCCAGAGGGACCAGGACACCCTGGGACTGAAGCAGAGGTTTGAGGCCCCCAGCGGGGGTGACTGGAGGGTGCAGGCTGGGTCTTCGGGGGCATTCTGTAACACAGGACCGAGGGTTAGTGGTGGGCGCTGCAACACTAAGAATCCAATGGGTCAGACCACTTGCTCAACCTCCCAAGCATCACAAAGGACCACCGTGGAGCCCCATCCCcaggaggtggtggaggactgTGCTGGACTGCCTGACCCGTTTGACCTTGTGTCGGCTGGGCCAGTGATGGTGGACTATGAGGAGGGTCAGGGCATGGGGATCCCAGAGGAGTGGGAACTGATGAACAGAGTGTACAAGACGGAGCACAATGAAGACATGGCCCTTATTGATGGGGGCGGTACCACTCAAT TTGCAGATGACCACAGGCTGCATGAAGGAGACCAGAGGACTGTGGCTGTGCCCCTGGAGGGAGAGATGGCTGCCAAGCCCCAGGACGCATTGCACCCCTGCTTCAGCCCAGCCAACATCAAAACAGAGCGACCTGAGATAGAGAGATGCTGCATGGCTGAGGAGGCCCTTGCTCTGCCTCTGGCTCATCCTGCCAAT AGTGGTGTGGAGGCCGGTGAGTTTGGGCAGGAGCAGGTGGAGGCTGGTCCACAGGACTTTGTAGGTCGCCTGCGCCTGTGGCTGGAGCAGCTGTGTCCTGAGGTGGTCCGGGAGTACGAGAAGGAGGGCTGTCTGTGTGAGCTGTCCCGCAGGAAGCTTATCAAGTTCTCTGTGTCCTTCATCGTGGAGGAGTTTGGATT CTACCCTACCTCTGCTCAGAAGACCATGCTGGCAGAGCACATAGTGGAGCTCTTCCCAGGACTCAGGCTCTGTGCACCCTCTGCTGGCATCAACGGCATA GAACACTTGTACGACCCTTTGTCCCGTACGGGTTACATTGAGACGCGCCTGCGCAACTCTCGACGCACCCTTGAAGACCACAAGAAGAAGTATGTGCTGAAGAGGCGTCGGCCAGAGCCAGGCTTGGCGGACCCTCCTGTACCTAGATTGGGGTCTGGGCTCCTGGAGAGACAGTCCAGTGAGGAGACCCAGAGGTGGATGGAGCTGATGAAGAGAACCAGGCCCCTGACCAGGAACCTGCCTGCCATCCACAGTGCTATGGACCTCACATTCAACGCACGCAGGAGGTGGATCAGCAACACACGACCTAGTATGAGGGCTGTGTTGGCCGAGTACCCACGTTTTCTTGACGTTCCCACCACG ATTGACCTGGAGTTTGAGAGGATGTTCCCAGGTAAAGGCCACTCCTTCCTGGCCCAGTGGTCGTCGTTCGTGTTGCCCAGGCTGTACCAGATTGCAGAGTGTGAAAAACACCCGGACATCTCTGCACTTCTCCAACTGGCTGCCACACAGCAAGGAG ACTCCTACACCATGACTATGCTGAAAGTCCTGATCTATGTACTACCACCAACAAACACCAGTAGAGCCTCCTTACCCTCCAGGAGCAGTGTCAGGCAGGCCATTCGGTATCTGGTGGACATTGTACCG ATAGACACCATGGTGTCCTCCTTATTCTGTGACCTTACCTCCTTGGAGGGCCCAGAGTCTGTGTCCCACGCTCAGCCCTACATATTGAGCGTGGGGCCCCTGGAGGCCCCTGGCCGGCAGCTTTGCATCGTGTTCCCTGTTGATAGGATTGCAATCCCCCTGCCTCAGGAGGGCCTGAGCAATGCACTGGACAAGCTTTTCAAGCTTCTGCGTGTGTTTGAACTGGGGTACCCAGATCAGCTAGCCTCCCTGTATGGCTTCCTTGAGCACCTGTATGGGCTGGAGATGACCCCACAAGATAACCATGACTCCCCCAGTGGCAAGGGGTCAAAAGTGCTTGAACTTTTGTCACGGCTCCACATGCCCTCCTGA